A genome region from Streptomyces pratensis includes the following:
- a CDS encoding carbohydrate ABC transporter permease yields the protein MTRAQFEERLFGVLRWVVIAFLAAITIVPFYYMLMLSVKPIDALLLDPGNLWVSAKDFTLGTYESVLKSSEEGGQGFLGMLLNSALVAVATVLLTLAAAVPGAYAVSRLKFFGNRQVSAVFLAVYLFPATLLAVPLFVMFAKMGLSGSLVGLAIVYIAQTVPVSIYMLKNYFVTIPFSIEEAAAIDGASRLQTVRKIILPLALPTLMATGLYVFMIAWNEFLFALLFLAADPELWTVSLGLQQLANGIEVSKTVLMAGSVVLTIPVVLLFFSAERLLTEGLTSGADKG from the coding sequence ATGACACGTGCCCAGTTCGAGGAACGCCTCTTCGGAGTCCTGCGCTGGGTGGTGATCGCCTTCCTCGCGGCGATCACGATCGTGCCCTTCTACTACATGCTGATGCTGTCGGTGAAGCCCATCGACGCCCTGCTCCTGGACCCGGGCAACCTCTGGGTCTCGGCCAAGGACTTCACGCTCGGCACGTACGAGAGCGTCCTGAAGTCCTCGGAGGAGGGCGGCCAGGGCTTCCTCGGCATGCTGCTCAACTCGGCGCTCGTCGCAGTCGCCACGGTGCTGCTCACGCTGGCCGCCGCGGTGCCGGGGGCGTACGCCGTCAGCCGGCTGAAGTTCTTCGGCAACCGTCAGGTCAGCGCGGTCTTCCTGGCCGTCTACCTCTTCCCGGCCACCCTGCTGGCCGTCCCCCTCTTCGTCATGTTCGCGAAGATGGGGCTGTCCGGCAGTCTCGTCGGGCTCGCCATCGTCTACATCGCGCAGACCGTCCCCGTCTCGATCTACATGCTGAAGAACTACTTCGTCACCATCCCGTTCAGCATCGAGGAAGCGGCGGCGATCGACGGCGCGTCGCGCCTTCAGACGGTACGCAAGATCATCCTGCCGCTCGCCCTGCCGACACTCATGGCCACCGGGCTTTACGTTTTCATGATCGCCTGGAACGAATTCCTCTTCGCTCTCCTCTTCCTGGCAGCCGATCCCGAGCTGTGGACCGTCTCCCTGGGACTCCAGCAACTCGCCAACGGGATCGAGGTGTCCAAGACGGTGCTGATGGCCGGGTCGGTCGTCCTCACCATCCCTGTGGTACTCCTGTTCTTCTCCGCCGAACGGCTCCTCACCGAGGGCCTGACCAGCGGTGCGGACAAGGGCTGA